Proteins encoded within one genomic window of Ottowia sp. SB7-C50:
- a CDS encoding sulfate ABC transporter substrate-binding protein: protein MNRRRLALHTLATAALLAGAPFAHAQQPAAVTLLNVSYDPTREFYVEFNKAFARRWKAKTGQDVAVKQSHGGSGKQARSIIDGLEADVATLALAGDTDALVTHGALIAKDWQKRLPHNSSPYTSTIVLVVRHGNPKGIKDWDDLAKPGVKVITPNPKTSGGARWNYLAAWEYARRKHGGDDAKAKAFVAQLYQNVPVLDTGARGSTITFGQRNQGDVLIAWENEAHLLGKEFGQKFDIVYPSLSILAEPAVTLVDKNADKHGTRVVAQAYLDYLYTDEGQDLAGKHFYRPISEKAAAKYARQFPKLQLFTIDQAFGGWAQASKAHFADGGHFDQIYTHK from the coding sequence ATGAACCGCCGCCGCCTTGCGCTGCACACCCTGGCCACCGCCGCCCTGCTGGCCGGCGCGCCCTTCGCCCACGCGCAGCAGCCCGCCGCCGTGACCCTGCTCAACGTCAGCTACGACCCCACGCGCGAGTTCTACGTCGAATTCAACAAGGCGTTTGCCAGGCGCTGGAAGGCCAAAACCGGGCAGGACGTGGCCGTCAAGCAATCGCACGGCGGCTCGGGCAAGCAGGCGCGCTCCATCATCGACGGGCTGGAAGCCGACGTCGCCACGCTGGCGCTGGCCGGCGACACGGATGCGCTGGTCACGCACGGCGCGCTGATTGCCAAAGACTGGCAAAAGCGCCTGCCGCACAACAGCTCGCCCTACACGTCCACCATCGTGCTGGTGGTGCGCCACGGCAACCCCAAGGGCATCAAGGACTGGGACGATTTGGCCAAGCCCGGCGTCAAGGTCATCACCCCCAACCCCAAGACCAGCGGCGGCGCGCGCTGGAACTACCTGGCCGCGTGGGAATACGCCAGGCGCAAGCACGGCGGTGACGACGCCAAGGCGAAAGCCTTCGTCGCCCAGCTGTACCAGAACGTGCCCGTGCTCGACACCGGCGCGCGCGGCTCCACCATCACCTTCGGCCAGCGCAACCAGGGCGACGTGCTGATCGCCTGGGAGAACGAGGCGCATCTGCTGGGCAAGGAATTCGGGCAGAAGTTCGACATCGTGTACCCGAGCCTCTCCATCCTGGCCGAGCCGGCCGTGACGCTGGTCGACAAGAACGCCGACAAGCACGGGACCCGCGTTGTCGCGCAGGCGTACCTGGATTACCTCTACACCGACGAAGGGCAGGACCTGGCCGGCAAGCACTTCTACCGCCCGATCAGCGAGAAGGCCGCGGCCAAGTACGCCAGGCAGTTCCCCAAGCTTCAGCTCTTCACCATCGACCAGGCCTTTGGCGGCTGGGCGCAGGCCAGCAAGGCGCACTTTGCCGATGGCGGTCATTTCGACCAGATCTACACCCACAAGTAA
- a CDS encoding C4-dicarboxylate ABC transporter gives MPHAPDALKHLAPNVFAMVMGLAGLSLAWGRAEPLLGDMAGAGALVLAAVAALVFVALAVLSWLRWQRYPEALAADLKHPVRHAFIATLPVSIILLATAGVSLLGTSDWLAALWWVGSLAQFGVTLWVLSRWLSPDKAQALSWPALTPVMIVPVVGNVLAPLAGVSLGAGAWAAAQFGIGLLLWPVVLTLLMVRIAVHGLWPDRLLPATFITVAPPAVVGSATLQLGGPAVLAWMCWGIALFFVLWSFQIARRMLAQPFSFGFWSMGFPLAAFAALTLRLAALHPLAQAPAMIALALASLVVALLAIATWKGWREGSLLQPEPVAMIAAAGSGPPPPR, from the coding sequence ATGCCCCACGCCCCCGACGCCCTCAAGCACCTCGCCCCCAACGTGTTCGCCATGGTCATGGGGCTGGCCGGACTGTCGCTGGCGTGGGGGCGGGCCGAGCCGTTGCTGGGCGACATGGCGGGGGCGGGTGCGCTGGTGCTGGCGGCGGTGGCGGCGCTGGTGTTCGTGGCGCTGGCCGTGCTGTCGTGGCTGCGCTGGCAGCGCTATCCCGAGGCGCTGGCGGCCGACTTGAAGCACCCGGTGCGCCACGCCTTCATCGCCACGCTGCCGGTGTCGATCATCCTGCTGGCCACGGCGGGCGTGTCGCTGCTGGGCACCAGCGACTGGCTGGCGGCGCTGTGGTGGGTGGGGTCGCTGGCGCAGTTCGGCGTCACGCTTTGGGTGCTGTCGCGCTGGCTCAGCCCCGACAAGGCGCAGGCGCTCAGCTGGCCAGCGCTGACGCCGGTGATGATCGTGCCGGTGGTCGGCAACGTGCTGGCGCCGCTGGCGGGCGTCAGCCTGGGCGCGGGGGCCTGGGCGGCGGCGCAGTTCGGCATCGGGCTGCTGCTGTGGCCGGTGGTGCTGACGCTGCTGATGGTGCGCATCGCCGTGCACGGGCTGTGGCCAGACCGGCTGCTGCCGGCCACCTTCATCACCGTCGCGCCGCCGGCGGTGGTCGGCAGCGCCACGCTGCAGCTGGGCGGCCCGGCCGTGCTGGCGTGGATGTGCTGGGGCATCGCGCTGTTCTTCGTGCTGTGGAGCTTCCAGATCGCGCGCCGCATGCTGGCGCAGCCGTTCTCCTTCGGCTTCTGGTCGATGGGCTTTCCGCTGGCGGCGTTTGCCGCGCTCACATTGCGACTGGCCGCGCTGCACCCGCTGGCGCAGGCGCCGGCCATGATCGCGCTGGCGCTGGCCTCGCTGGTGGTGGCGCTGCTGGCCATCGCCACCTGGAAGGGCTGGCGCGAAGGCAGCCTGCTGCAACCCGAACCGGTGGCGATGATCGCCGCCGCCGGCAGCGGCCCGCCGCCGCCGCGGTGA
- a CDS encoding cytochrome c oxidase subunit 3, giving the protein MTPARPAPSRPTSRLPGDLFIWYVILLEGATFAVLFVAFAFTRLRHPALFTASQQQLDLSAGALNTALLLTASWCVARAVLAVRRGTRGAGMAWLAAGMAGGAGFVALKLKEYADKALEGIGLSTNLFFDFYFILTGFHLLHVLAGLLALGLVGIGLLRQPRGVLQGHALGPVHAIFSHANMLEKAPI; this is encoded by the coding sequence GTGACGCCCGCCCGCCCGGCCCCATCGCGCCCCACCTCGCGCTTGCCGGGCGACCTGTTCATCTGGTACGTCATCCTGCTGGAAGGCGCCACGTTTGCGGTGCTGTTCGTCGCCTTTGCCTTCACGCGGCTGCGGCATCCGGCGCTGTTCACCGCCTCGCAGCAGCAGCTGGACCTGAGCGCCGGCGCCCTCAACACCGCGCTGCTGCTGACGGCCAGCTGGTGCGTGGCGCGCGCGGTGCTGGCGGTGCGCCGCGGCACGCGCGGCGCGGGCATGGCCTGGCTGGCGGCGGGCATGGCCGGCGGCGCGGGCTTCGTGGCGCTGAAGCTCAAGGAATACGCCGACAAGGCGCTTGAGGGCATCGGTCTGTCGACCAACCTGTTCTTCGACTTCTATTTCATCCTGACCGGCTTTCACTTGTTGCACGTGCTGGCCGGCCTGCTGGCGCTGGGGCTGGTCGGCATCGGCCTGCTGCGCCAGCCGCGCGGCGTGCTGCAGGGCCACGCGCTAGGGCCTGTTCACGCTATTTTTAGCCATGCGAACATGCTTGAAAAAGCGCCAATCTAG
- a CDS encoding cytochrome C oxidase subunit IV family protein — MKPERVLDLVWLALLAATAVTWALGASGWVGRAGLAGVALVFALAWAKGLAVLLEFMELRHAPPAWRWGLAGALTAIVALIVLAYALA; from the coding sequence ATGAAGCCTGAACGCGTGCTCGACCTCGTCTGGCTGGCGCTGCTGGCCGCCACCGCCGTCACCTGGGCGCTGGGCGCCAGCGGCTGGGTGGGCCGCGCCGGGCTGGCCGGCGTGGCGCTGGTGTTTGCGCTGGCCTGGGCCAAGGGCCTGGCCGTGCTGCTGGAATTCATGGAGCTGCGCCACGCGCCGCCCGCCTGGCGCTGGGGGCTGGCCGGCGCGTTAACGGCCATCGTCGCGCTCATCGTGCTGGCGTACGCGCTGGCGTAG
- a CDS encoding LysR family transcriptional regulator, with product MNFDLTELQALVAVADQQSFRAAAESLHLSQPALSRRIGKLEAALGTPLLARTTRHVALTATGREFLEPARAALGGLQDAVLRLAGSTALRHGRVGLACVPSVAAQVLPTVLRAFAARFPGVRVQLTDGSASAVLAAVTDGQADFGIDFVGAQEPDVRFEPLGREPYVLVMPRTHAWARRRSVRWGELAGQRLVSVSRRSGNRVLIDQALADLPARPVAFHEAEHVAGALALVEAGLGLAALPRLGVPARHPLLAAVRLVEPVVERVLGLVTPLDRPLPPAAAVLHEMLAAALPGQWLTPIAATPARTPAR from the coding sequence ATGAATTTCGATCTGACCGAGTTGCAGGCCCTGGTCGCGGTGGCCGATCAACAGAGCTTCCGGGCCGCCGCCGAATCGCTGCACCTGTCGCAGCCCGCGCTCAGCCGCCGCATCGGCAAGCTGGAGGCGGCGCTGGGCACGCCGCTGCTGGCGCGCACCACGCGGCACGTGGCGCTCACCGCCACCGGGCGCGAATTCCTGGAGCCGGCGCGCGCCGCGCTGGGCGGCCTGCAGGACGCGGTGCTGCGCCTGGCCGGCAGCACCGCGCTGCGGCATGGGCGCGTCGGGCTGGCCTGCGTGCCGTCGGTGGCGGCGCAGGTGCTGCCGACGGTGCTGCGCGCTTTCGCCGCGCGCTTTCCGGGCGTGCGGGTGCAGCTGACCGACGGCAGCGCCAGCGCCGTGCTGGCGGCGGTGACCGACGGCCAGGCCGATTTCGGCATCGACTTCGTCGGCGCGCAGGAGCCCGACGTGCGCTTCGAGCCGCTGGGGCGCGAGCCCTACGTGCTGGTGATGCCGCGCACGCACGCCTGGGCGCGCCGGCGCAGCGTGCGCTGGGGCGAGCTGGCGGGCCAGCGCCTGGTGTCGGTGTCGCGCCGCAGCGGCAACCGCGTGCTGATCGACCAGGCGCTGGCCGATCTGCCGGCGCGGCCGGTGGCCTTTCACGAAGCCGAGCACGTGGCCGGCGCGCTGGCGCTGGTCGAGGCCGGACTGGGCCTGGCCGCGCTGCCGCGCCTGGGCGTGCCGGCGCGCCATCCGCTGCTGGCCGCGGTGCGGCTGGTGGAGCCGGTGGTCGAGCGCGTGCTGGGCCTCGTCACGCCGCTGGACCGCCCGCTGCCGCCCGCCGCCGCGGTGCTGCACGAGATGCTGGCCGCCGCGCTGCCCGGCCAGTGGCTGACGCCGATTGCCGCTACGCCAGCGCGTACGCCAGCACGATGA
- a CDS encoding tripartite tricarboxylate transporter substrate binding protein, translating to MLHPALRAPLAALTLTLTAVAAHAADWPAKPIKFVVPFGPGGANDLVARAVAEAAAKQLGQPIIIDNKPGAGSVLGSDIVAKSAPDGYTFLAPAGGIITNPLIKAKMPYAPDALVPVALMAVSPSLIVVPADSPYKDLKSLVAGSKQGQGLNFSTAGTGSTPHFVAEMLKVSAGAKLQIVPYKSGSEGVVAVIGKQVDATSEASVVTLPQIKGGKLRAVASTWNRRIAALPDVPTAQEQGFGNVFIGHWSGVFAPKGTPEDILNKMNAAINTALKSPELRARLIPQGIDPLGGTRADFVKFLDDEKKRLTPIVKAAQMKED from the coding sequence ATGCTCCACCCCGCTCTGCGCGCCCCGCTGGCTGCCCTGACGCTGACCCTGACCGCCGTGGCGGCCCACGCCGCCGACTGGCCCGCCAAGCCGATCAAGTTCGTCGTGCCCTTCGGTCCCGGCGGCGCCAACGACCTGGTGGCGCGTGCGGTGGCCGAAGCCGCGGCCAAGCAGCTGGGCCAGCCCATCATCATCGACAACAAGCCGGGCGCGGGCTCGGTACTGGGCTCCGACATCGTGGCCAAGAGCGCGCCCGATGGCTACACCTTCCTCGCGCCAGCCGGCGGCATCATCACCAACCCGCTCATCAAGGCCAAGATGCCCTACGCGCCCGACGCGCTGGTGCCCGTGGCGCTGATGGCGGTGAGCCCTTCGCTCATCGTGGTGCCGGCCGATTCGCCGTACAAGGACCTGAAGTCGCTGGTCGCCGGCTCCAAACAGGGCCAGGGCCTGAACTTCTCCACCGCCGGTACCGGCAGCACGCCGCACTTCGTGGCCGAGATGCTGAAAGTGAGCGCCGGCGCCAAGCTGCAGATCGTGCCGTACAAGAGCGGCAGCGAAGGCGTGGTGGCGGTGATCGGCAAGCAGGTCGACGCCACGTCCGAAGCCAGCGTGGTGACGCTGCCGCAGATCAAGGGCGGCAAGCTGCGCGCCGTGGCCTCCACCTGGAACCGCCGCATTGCCGCGCTGCCCGACGTGCCCACCGCGCAGGAGCAGGGCTTTGGCAACGTGTTCATCGGCCACTGGTCGGGCGTGTTCGCGCCCAAGGGCACGCCGGAAGACATCCTGAACAAGATGAACGCCGCCATCAACACGGCGCTGAAATCGCCCGAACTTCGCGCAAGGCTGATCCCGCAAGGCATCGACCCGCTGGGCGGCACGCGGGCAGACTTCGTGAAGTTTCTGGACGATGAGAAGAAGCGCCTGACGCCGATTGTGAAAGCCGCCCAGATGAAAGAGGACTGA
- a CDS encoding substrate-binding domain-containing protein has protein sequence MNIWTRRAFVAGSLALLGACSTPTGMGSAKSAAPSAANANEVRVISSGGFTAAYKTLAPLYEAASGVKIVSSYGASIGNAPDSIPSRLARGEKFDIVILADNGLEALVRQGKVAGGSRVDLGRSLIGASVKKGTPKPDISTVPALKNALLNAKSIAYSASASGTYLSEELFPKLGVAERTKVTAKKIMSERVGAVVARGDAELGFQQASELLPFTELDYLGPIPDEVQQKVFFSAGLMADAPNPEGARRFIRYLASPAAAGVIKDTGLDPVAKP, from the coding sequence ATGAATATCTGGACCCGCCGCGCCTTCGTCGCCGGCAGCCTGGCCCTGCTGGGCGCCTGCAGCACGCCCACCGGCATGGGATCTGCGAAGAGCGCTGCACCTTCTGCAGCAAACGCGAACGAAGTGCGCGTCATCAGCTCGGGCGGCTTCACGGCGGCGTACAAGACGCTGGCGCCGCTGTACGAGGCGGCCAGCGGCGTGAAGATCGTCAGCAGCTACGGCGCCTCCATCGGCAATGCGCCCGACTCCATTCCGAGCCGGCTGGCGCGGGGCGAAAAATTCGACATCGTGATTCTGGCGGATAACGGCCTTGAAGCCCTGGTGCGCCAAGGCAAGGTGGCGGGCGGCAGCCGGGTTGATCTGGGCCGCTCGCTGATCGGCGCGTCGGTCAAGAAGGGCACGCCCAAGCCCGACATCAGCACCGTGCCGGCGCTGAAGAACGCGCTGCTCAATGCCAAGTCCATCGCCTATTCGGCCAGCGCCAGCGGCACCTACCTGTCGGAAGAGCTGTTCCCGAAACTGGGCGTGGCCGAACGCACCAAGGTGACGGCGAAAAAGATCATGAGCGAGCGCGTGGGCGCCGTGGTCGCGCGGGGCGATGCCGAGCTGGGCTTCCAGCAGGCCAGCGAACTGCTGCCCTTCACCGAGCTGGACTACCTGGGCCCGATCCCCGACGAAGTGCAGCAGAAGGTGTTTTTCTCCGCTGGGCTGATGGCCGATGCGCCCAACCCCGAAGGCGCGCGCCGGTTCATCCGCTACCTGGCGTCGCCGGCGGCGGCGGGCGTGATCAAGGACACCGGGCTGGACCCGGTGGCCAAGCCCTGA